The following nucleotide sequence is from Mucilaginibacter sp. cycad4.
GCAGTTTCATAAAATTTATTGGTGTCTATGATCCATGATCCATGGTCCATGGACTGCGAAGCAGCTAAAAAATCCTTTCCGATAAAAATCCGTTCATCAACAGGTGTATCCATCGCTTTGCGGATAACTGATGCATGTTCAACAGCTGCTTCTGTCCCCATTTCAAACATATCGCCCAAAATAAGCACTTTCCTTTTTGCCTCAATTTTCCCAACGTTTTCAATAGCTACAAACATGCTGCTGGGGTTGGCATTGTAATAATCGCAAATGAGGGTATTGGTAGCCGTTTGTACAATTTGCGAACGGTTATTTTTAGGCTGATAGCCTTCAATCCCGGCGTTTATTTCGTTCGCCGATAAGCCGAGATAGGTACCAATGCAAATAGCCACCAAAATATTAGGCAGGTTATAAGTGCCCGTTAATTGAGTTTTAACCTTATAGCTATCGCCGGTTTTATTGTTGGTCCACTCTAAAGTAAGTAAAGGCGAGTTTTCAAGCAGTTCACCGCTGATCAGGTTATCAATGGCATCTGTACCATAATATTCCACATGAGTTAAACGGCGGGCAGCCGCCATTTCCATTAAAACAGCATCATCGCTGTTTACAAAAACAACGCCACCTGCTTTACCTGCTCCCCCTTCAGGGGGTTGGGGGGCAAAATAATCATACAGCTCCCCTTTCCCTTTCTTTACGCCTTCTATCCCGCCAAAACCTTCCAGGTGCGCCTTACCTATATTAGTAATCAATCCATGCGAAGGCTGGGCTATACTGCAAAGCAACTCGATCTCTTTTTGATGATTGGCCCCCATCTCAATAACTGCAGCTTCATGACCGGCATCAATGGTTAAAATGGTAAGCGGTACACCTATATGGTTATTTAAATTGCCCTGGGTGGCCTGGGTTTTAAAATGCTGCGACAGTATGGCGTTGATCAGCTCTTTGGTGGTGGTTTTACCGTTGGTGCCTGTAAGGCCGATGACCGGAATGCTCAACTGGCGGCGGTGGTGGCGGGCGAGGCCCTGTAAGGCGGTTAATACATCCTCAACCAATAAATATTGATCACCCAGTTTATAGTCGGGATTATCAATTACCGCGTAAGCCGCACCGGCCTCCAAAGCTTTTTGGGCGAAGGTATTGGCATCAAACTTATCACCTTTAAGCGCGAAGAACAGGCTGCCCGGTGTTATCTTTCGGGTATCGGTGCTGATTACCGGGTGTTTGAGGTATATATCGTAGAGTTGTTGGGTTGTAATCATGGTTGTTAATATCTCAATGGTAAGTCAAAAATATATCATTTAAATAAGTTTAATAACAGCTTGACTAATTCCCCTCTTGAGAGGGGGAGCGGAGGAAAGTGTGGTTGCAGGGGTGTGTTTCTGCTACGAGCTTATCAAAGCATAAACACACCCCTCCACCCTCTCAAGAAGGGAATCGCGCAAGGCATTGCTTTTTATTTCACGTTAAGCCTAAC
It contains:
- the murF gene encoding UDP-N-acetylmuramoyl-tripeptide--D-alanyl-D-alanine ligase — translated: MITTQQLYDIYLKHPVISTDTRKITPGSLFFALKGDKFDANTFAQKALEAGAAYAVIDNPDYKLGDQYLLVEDVLTALQGLARHHRRQLSIPVIGLTGTNGKTTTKELINAILSQHFKTQATQGNLNNHIGVPLTILTIDAGHEAAVIEMGANHQKEIELLCSIAQPSHGLITNIGKAHLEGFGGIEGVKKGKGELYDYFAPQPPEGGAGKAGGVVFVNSDDAVLMEMAAARRLTHVEYYGTDAIDNLISGELLENSPLLTLEWTNNKTGDSYKVKTQLTGTYNLPNILVAICIGTYLGLSANEINAGIEGYQPKNNRSQIVQTATNTLICDYYNANPSSMFVAIENVGKIEAKRKVLILGDMFEMGTEAAVEHASVIRKAMDTPVDERIFIGKDFLAASQSMDHGSWIIDTNKFYETAEDAIAVLKARPITSSTILIKGSRGMALERLVELF